A part of Drosophila ananassae strain 14024-0371.13 chromosome 2R, ASM1763931v2, whole genome shotgun sequence genomic DNA contains:
- the LOC6506606 gene encoding ganglioside-induced differentiation-associated protein 1 isoform X1 yields MSDQTKKIAPLPPTLEDFKAPVLPDNKIVLFFHPYNFYSQKILLILYEKKIDFFPYVLDLYNGEQYSSWFLNLNPKGDVPVIQDGAFVIPNSAHIVNYLESKFRGEKYPSLKPPHNSREYDDVMLYEHAVSRLPVGALSLGSFIHDDLKLTPKAPFIGPIRQSCLKNNEKVIELLRQSLEEAANKTALRQKLDIQIRRRDLVTDRTEFQRVLDAVRKFLLYVEQELSAQAPKTEWLLGDDITLADITLGLLLHRLYQLGFENYYWTFGKLPGVEAYFLRFRQRESYHRLQPSNYAILREMWVRTPGNYKLGAGAGFLGMAMFAAFAHK; encoded by the exons aTGAGTGATCAGACGAAGAAGATCGCACCACTGCCCCCAACCTTGGAGGACTTTAAGGCTCCTGTCCTGCCGGACAACAAAATAGTGCTCTTCTTCCATCCGTACAACTTTTATTCGCAAAAA ATTCTCCTCATTCTTTACGAAAAGAAAATCGACTTTTTCCCCTACGTGCTGGACCTTTACAATGGCGAGCAGTATTCCAGCTGGTTCTTGAATCTGAACCCCAAGGGAGATGTGCCCGTAATCCAGGATGGAGCCTTTGTTATCCCCAATTCGGCGCACATCGTCAACTATTTGGAGAGCAAATTCCGAGGAG AGAAGTATCCATCGTTGAAACCTCCGCACAACTCTAGGGAATACGACGACGTGATGCTGTACGAACACGCTGTGAGTCGCCTGCCAGTAGGTGCCCTTAGCCTGGGTTCCTTCATTCATGACGACCTGAAACTGACGCCCAAGGCTCCTTTCATAGGACCCATAAGACAGTCCTGCCTGA AGAACAACGAGAAGGTGATCGAACTACTCCGCCAGTCATTGGAAGAAGCAGCCAACAAAACTGCTCTACGCCAAAAGCTGGACATTCAAATCCGTCGACGGGATCTGGTCACAGATCGGACCGAGTTCCAGCGCGTCTTAGATGCTGTAAGAAAATTTTTGCTCTACGTGGAGCAGGAACTCTCCGCCCAGGCCCCAAAAACCGAGTGGCTGCTGGGCGATGATATAACCCTGGCGGACATCACTTTGGGACTACTGCTGCATCGGCTGTACCAGTTGGGATTCGAGAACTACTACTGGACCTTCGGTAAACTGCCTGGAGTCGAGGCGTACTTCCTGCGATTCCGTCAACGCGAATCCTACCACCGTTTGCAGCCAAGCAACTATGCCATTCTGCGCGAGATGTGGGTACGAACGCCAGGCAACTACAAATTAGGAGCGGGAGCCGGCTTCCTGGGTATGGCCATGTTCGCCGCCTTCGCACACAAGTAG
- the LOC6506606 gene encoding ganglioside-induced differentiation-associated protein 1 isoform X2: MSDQTKKIAPLPPTLEDFKAPVLPDNKIVLFFHPYNFYSQKILLILYEKKIDFFPYVLDLYNGEQYSSWFLNLNPKGDVPVIQDGAFVIPNSAHIVNYLESKFRGEKYPSLKPPHNSREYDDVMLYEHAVSRLPVGALSLGSFIHDDLKLTPKAPFIGPIRQSCLKNNEKVIELLRQSLEEAANKTALRQKLDIQIRRRDLVTDRTEFQRVLDAVRKFLLYVEQELSAQAPKTEWLLGDDITLADITLGLLLHRLYQLGFENYYWTFGKLPGVEAYFLRFRQRESYHRLQPSNYAILREMWVRTPGNYKLGAGAGFLVGHI; the protein is encoded by the exons aTGAGTGATCAGACGAAGAAGATCGCACCACTGCCCCCAACCTTGGAGGACTTTAAGGCTCCTGTCCTGCCGGACAACAAAATAGTGCTCTTCTTCCATCCGTACAACTTTTATTCGCAAAAA ATTCTCCTCATTCTTTACGAAAAGAAAATCGACTTTTTCCCCTACGTGCTGGACCTTTACAATGGCGAGCAGTATTCCAGCTGGTTCTTGAATCTGAACCCCAAGGGAGATGTGCCCGTAATCCAGGATGGAGCCTTTGTTATCCCCAATTCGGCGCACATCGTCAACTATTTGGAGAGCAAATTCCGAGGAG AGAAGTATCCATCGTTGAAACCTCCGCACAACTCTAGGGAATACGACGACGTGATGCTGTACGAACACGCTGTGAGTCGCCTGCCAGTAGGTGCCCTTAGCCTGGGTTCCTTCATTCATGACGACCTGAAACTGACGCCCAAGGCTCCTTTCATAGGACCCATAAGACAGTCCTGCCTGA AGAACAACGAGAAGGTGATCGAACTACTCCGCCAGTCATTGGAAGAAGCAGCCAACAAAACTGCTCTACGCCAAAAGCTGGACATTCAAATCCGTCGACGGGATCTGGTCACAGATCGGACCGAGTTCCAGCGCGTCTTAGATGCTGTAAGAAAATTTTTGCTCTACGTGGAGCAGGAACTCTCCGCCCAGGCCCCAAAAACCGAGTGGCTGCTGGGCGATGATATAACCCTGGCGGACATCACTTTGGGACTACTGCTGCATCGGCTGTACCAGTTGGGATTCGAGAACTACTACTGGACCTTCGGTAAACTGCCTGGAGTCGAGGCGTACTTCCTGCGATTCCGTCAACGCGAATCCTACCACCGTTTGCAGCCAAGCAACTATGCCATTCTGCGCGAGATGTGGGTACGAACGCCAGGCAACTACAAATTAGGAGCGGGAGCCGGCTTCCTGG TTGGGCACATATAA
- the LOC6493342 gene encoding acyl-coenzyme A diphosphatase FITM2 — protein sequence MATKRRPLRPNLGGNNSSGPSSGSNMNFRPGGPDITRAEARGTRPTAAPTSIREILVMGVIHLCKKTIFFNTDLKVALYLGSLFVISVIGDFVPFPKTYFARSDNLFNMYFVKVGWGWTLLFAVPFLVLSAYTITCGDHKKMLRHHFPRIVIATFFWFFWTKLFNIVETSYGRCTVKGFQSKSSCLKAGHLWHGFDISGHAFILIHSSLVLIEEARPIIRWETIKEHIRNEVHNRSSAENSGSNPLRGLNEEQMRSLQFLYKRLTPIIRTLFIGMAALQLLWDIMLVGTMLYYHRMIEKVISGIIAILTWYFTYRFWYPTPGLLPEAPGNGSFSYQREMPSFPFKRPSHLSTGAAASGGPSTSRANLNGKAATAGVPRDQQIPTFMGMPLFTSAKVASAAANLLEQQKRERDQQQQPLDS from the exons ATGGCCACGAAACGTCGACCTTTGCGACCGAATCTGGGCGGGAATAACAGCTCCGGACCCAGTTCGGGCTCAAATATGAACTTCAGACCTGGAGGACCTGACATCACCAGGGCGGAGGCTCGTGGAACGAGACCTACGGCAGCCCCCACTAGCATCCGGGAGATCCTGGTTATGGGCGTGATACATCTGTGCAAGAAAACGATATTCTTCAATACAGACCTGAAGGTGGCCCTCTACTTGGGCAGTCTATTTGTGATCTCGGTCATTGGGGACTTTGTCCCCTTTCCGAAGACCTACTTTGCCAGATCGGACAACCTCTTCAACATGTACTTTGTTAAGGTCGGCTGGGGTTGGACACTTCTCTTTGCCGTGCCGTTCCTGGTGCTTTCCGCCTACACGATTACATGCGGGGACCACAAGAAAATGCTGAGGCACCACTTCCCGCGTATCGTGATCGCAACCTTCTTCTGGTTCTTCTGGACGAAGCTCTTCAATATTGTGGAAACTTCGTACGGACGCTGTACTGTAAAAG GCTTCCAGAGCAAGTCCAGTTGCTTGAAAGCGGGTCACCTGTGGCATGGATTCGATATTTCCGGGCATGCCTTCATATTGATCCACTCCAGCTTGGTGCTCATCGAGGAGGCGCGCCCTATCATCCGCTGGGAGACGATCAAGGAACACATCCGTAACGAAGTGCACAACCGCAGCTCCGCCGAGAACTCTGGCTCCAATCCCTTGCGAGGCCTAAACGAAGAGCAAATGCGGAGCCTGCAGTTCCTCTACAAGCGGCTAACGCCCATCATCCGCACCCTGTTCATTGGCATGGCGGCGCTTCAGTTGCTGTGGGACATCATGCTGGTTGGCACGATGCTGTATTACCACCGCATGATTGAGAAGGTGATCAGCGGCATCATTGCGATCCTTACCTGGTACTTTACCTATCGCTTCTGGTATCCCACGCCGGGCCTGTTGCCAGAGGCTCCTGGAAACGGAAGTTTTAGCTACCAGCGGGAGATGCCTAGCTTTCCGTTCAAGCGACCCTCGCATTTATCGACTGGAGCTGCCGCCAGCGGAGGACCCAGCACGTCCCGGGCCAATCTTAATGGCAAGGCGGCCACGGCGGGAGTACCTAGAGATCAGCAGATTCCCACCTTTATGGGAATGCCATTGTTCACCAGTGCAAAGGTTGCCAGTGCGGCCGCCAATCTGCTAGAGCAACAGAAAAGAGAACGcgaccagcagcaacagccactGGACAGTTGA
- the LOC6506607 gene encoding alanine--tRNA ligase, mitochondrial, giving the protein MYNSAKQLQRVLTAREIRKTFLDHFTVSHGHKFVRSSPVVPFCDPTVAFVNAGMNQFKSVFLGTAAAPHKRVVNSQKCVRVGGKHNDLSVVGSDGYHHTFFEMLGNWSFGDYFKREACAMALELLRGPYNIDPGRLYVTYFAGDKVLGIPADSECFEIWRSLGFPASRILPFGCKDNFWEMGATGPCGPCTEIHIDHRPDLGSVEQRAKLVNAGRSDLTELWNLVFIQYNRHADGSISQLPAHHVDTGMGFERLTAVLQNKHSNYDTDLFTPIFDGIQQVAKAPVYGGSFPDGANEALLDTNYRILADHARMVTACLADGMLPDQNQKLRRVLRKALNISEHVFAKENLLTQLIPIVVETLGEAYPEMSAKQQAVVDLIQHEQEVYKNLRESSSKAFAEVLTEFPNLDDIDLMECPGFVPAYREFQVQRSKFNNNTIPGDFLYKLTDTYGLTEESFLKLAELENMNCDLERYRAEVSLAKIKAKSIQREEGASLYDLVTEQRIAEAQAKMTKRLTATDNSHKYSYTFDKESSSYEIPPLRTRVMGLLLNDAEVSRTQGSRLQDPTTDTISLVTAASNFYYESGGQQSDGGKILVQNTHQPDQPHLLDVISVKNLNDCVVHVCRLSSPVDAFELAIGDDVELVVDPTQRQLNTCHHTATHLLNAAIRTLFDKVTYQVSSSVTSDQCKLEVGLLGKRIKKSDVQLIEDLINRVICAATPVKVERLCAAEVLQQNDITMVPGEVYPEQGLRLVHVQSPELHLNSKELCCGTHATNTSELSCFCIVNLKQTNRARFSFTAVAGQAAENVLKTAALLRHRVDLLEKQFQTDKITNATEAELQTIRHNMLHTDIKLPYAFKMDTLERISEMLKRIKESSRTTLKEFVEVEMRNLLQEKPHETHPFILHYITSSALVEEIPLQRATKLCQDRPILVISMCDSVVKARCCVPPNCATDKFNASAWLQSFADTFGGQVAAPKGQDPQVVCNMKGRRVNNQFEEQLEQAMARAHSFAQLHL; this is encoded by the exons ATGTACAACTCGGCCAAGCAACTGCAGCGCGTACTTACCGCGCGCGAGATCCGGAAGACGTTTCTGGACCACTTCACCGTCAGTCATGGCCACAAATTCGTGCGCTCCAGTCCGGTGGTTCCTTTCTGTGATCCCACTGTGGCTTTCGTCAACGCGGGCATGAATCAG TTTAAATCGGTGTTCCTGGGCACTGCGGCAGCCCCTCACAAAAGGGTAGTCAACTCCCAGAAATGCGTTCGCGTTGGGGGAAAACACAACGATCTTTCCGTGGTTGGATCGGATGGCTACCATCACACCTTCTTCGAGATGCTGGGAAACTGGTCTTTTGGGGATTACTTCAAG CGAGAAGCCTGCGCCATGGCTCTGGAACTGCTCCGTGGGCCGTACAACATCGATCCAGGACGACTGTATGTTACCTACTTTGCAGGCGACAAAGTTCTTGGCATCCCCGCGGATTCAGAGTGCTTTGAGATCTGGAGGAGTCTTGG CTTTCCTGCTTCGCGAATCCTACCCTTTGGCTGCAAGGATAATTTCTGGGAAATGGGAGCCACTGGACCTTGTGGTCCTTGCACCGAAATTCACATAGACCATCGACCAGACCTTGGAAGCGTGGAGCAGCGCGCCAAGCTGGTCAATGCAGGTCGCTCAGATCTCACAGAGTTGTGGAATCTCGTTTTCATTCAATATAATCG CCACGCTGATGGCAGCATCTCCCAACTACCGGCTCATCATGTGGACACTGGAATGGGCTTTGAGCGTTTGACGGCTGTGCTGCAGAACAAGCACTCCAACTACGATACGGATCTGTTTACCCCGATTTTCGACGGAATTCAGCAGGTCGCTAAGGCTCCAGTTTACGGCGGCAGCTTTCCGGATGGCGCAAATGAAGCCCTGCTGGACACCAACTATAGAATACTGGCTGATCATGCGCGCATGGTCACTGCCTGCTTGGCCGATGGCATGCTTCCAGACCAGAA TCAGAAACTTCGTCGCGTTCTTCGAAAGGCTCTGAACATCTCAGAACATGTTTTCGCCAAGGAGAATCTGTTAACCCAACTAATTCCCATTGTAGTGGAAACCCTGGGGGAAGCTTACCCCGAGATGTCCGCCAAGCAACAAGCAGTCGTTGATCTCATTCAGCATGAGCAGGAGGTGTACAAGAATCTGCGGGAGAGCTCTTCCAAGGCCTTCGCGGAGGTGCTTACCGAGTTCCCAAACTTGGATGACATTGATTTAATGGAGTGTCCAGGATTCGTGCCCGCCTACAGGGAGTTCCAGGTGCAGCGCTCCAAgttcaacaacaacacaaTACCAGGGGACTTTCTATACAAGCTGACGGACACCTATGGCCTGACGGAAGAGAGCTTCCTGAAGCTGGCGGAGCTGGAGAACATGAACTGTGATTTGGAGCGGTACAGGGCGGAGGTGTCACTGGCCAAGATTAAAGCGAAAAGCATCCAACGAGAGGAAGGAGCATCCCTCTATGATCTAGTTACCGAGCAGCGCATTGCCGAGGCGCAGGCCAAGATGACGAAGCGCCTGACAGCCACCGACAACAGTCACAAATATTCGTACACCTTCGACAAGGAGAGCAGCTCGTACGAAATTCCTCCCCTCAGAACCCGGGTGATGGGACTGCTGCTTAATGATGCAGAAGTGTCTAGGACCCAGGGCAGCCGCCTGCAGGATCCCACCACCGATACCATTTCCCTGGTCACCGCCGCAAGCAATTTTTACTATGAATCCGGTGGCCAGCAATCGGATGGTGGCAAGATCCTAGTCCAAAACACACACCAGCCCGATCAGCCACATCTGCTGGACGTGATCAGCGTGAAAAATCTTAACGATTGTGTTGTGCATGTGTGCCGACTGTCCAGCCCCGTAGATGCCTTCGAGTTGGCCATTGGAGACGATGTGGAACTGGTGGTGGATCCCACGCAGAGGCAACTCAATACGTGCCATCACACAG CCACGCACCTTCTGAACGCCGCCATCCGTACGCTCTTCGACAAGGTCACCTACCAGGTGTCAAGTTCCGTGACCAGCGATCAGTGCAAGTTGGAGGTGGGATTGCTGGGGAAGCGCATCAAGAAGAGCGATGTGCAGCTCATCGAGGATTTGATTAA CCGCGTCATCTGTGCGGCTACTCCTGTCAAGGTTGAAAGACTCTGTGCCGCTGAAGTTCTGCAACAGAACGACATTACAATGGTGCCAGGAGAAGTCTACCCGGAGCAGGGACTGCGTCTGGTTCATGTGCAATCTCCTGAACTGCATCTGAACTCCAAGGAGCTGTGCTGTGGCACTCATGCCACCAATACCAGTGAGCTCTCATGCTTCTGTATTGTGAACCTCAAGCAGACGAACCGGGCGCGTTTCTCCTTCACCGCAGTGGCTGGCCAGGCGGCGGAGAAC GTACTGAAAACGGCTGCCCTGCTGCGCCATCGTGTGGATCTCCTTGAGAAGCAGTTCCAGACGGACAAGATAACAAATGCCACGGAGGCGGAGCTGCAAACCATTCGCCACAACATGCTGCACACCGACATCAAATTGCCATATGCCTTCAAAATGGACACTCTGGAACGCATTAGCGAGATGCTCAAGAGGATCAAGGAATCATCACGCACAACCTTGAA AGAATTTGTCGAAGTGGAAATGCGGAATCTGCTGCAAGAGAAGCCACATGAGACACACCCATTCATTCTGCACTACATCACCAGTTCGGCTCTTGTAGAGGAGATCCCCCTGCAACGGGCCACCAAACTGTGCCAAGATCGACCCATCCTGGTGATCAGCATGTGCGACAGCGTGGTCAAGGCGCGCTGTTGCGTCCCGCCCAACTGTGCTACGGATAAGTTCAATGCTTCCGCCTGGCTGCAGTCCTTCGCAGACACTTTCGGAGGGCAAGTGGCTGCTCCCAAGGGCCAGGATCCTCAGGTCGTGTGCAACATGAAGGGGCGCCGGGTCAACAACCAGTTCGAAGAGCAGTTGGAACAGGCAATGGCCAGGGCGCACTCCTTCGCCCAGCTTCATCTTTAG
- the LOC6493341 gene encoding flap endonuclease GEN, whose amino-acid sequence MGVKELWTVLTPHCERKPISELRGKKVAIDLAGWVCESLNVVDYFVHPRHHLKNLFFRTCYLIWEQVTPVFVLEGVAPKLKSQVIAKRNELQFRGVKPKEATAGSQTQSQAPKAEKGRTRFNHVLKQCENLLLSMGIQCVQGPGEAEAYCAFLNKHGLVDGVISQDSDCFAYGAVRVYRNFSVSTQGAQAAAGGAVDIYDMREITTRMDFGQHKIIVMALLCGCDYCPDGIGGIGRDGVLKLFNKYKETEILDKLRNWRQETNKYNALEIRVDDKSICSNCGHIGKTQSHTKSGCSVCRTHKGCDESLWKEQRLSIKAELALRRKALVDSTFPNEEIIAEFLSEPSTIPNLNLNWRQPNLVKFIKQIGHLLQWPEIYCFQKFFPILTRWQVQQSKQEKILIEPLEIIKKRTVKGVPSLELRWHDPSGSFKGLIPDDQISEFELEHPKGIEELYFTIEPLEMLEQAYPELVSAFLKSKEKPAKKTTRKKATAQNEEEKENEAKTKPKRTVKKKKAPADQNQPLLQQFLSREKCDTPVKSSAPQRQQCSTPITKFLPSDLESDCDAGEFDMSDIVNGIISNPNARPVLTRHEGHQLHYEPMADDLSLRLAQLSLKHEEELSDKEKKRDLSQMEELPKSKRFSMEDSFDLLVKGEFQKIPYPPQAVRTPVERFKQQHRLSGRVPSPVKPLPNMSYFFNQSSENADAFEQLMNDSLLPQDREEEGENKDEDDVVVISD is encoded by the exons atggGTGTTAAGGAGCTATGGACTGTTTTAACCCCTCACTGCGAGCGGAAGCCCATTAGTGAGCTGCGAGGCAAGAAGGTGGCCATCGATCTGGCCGGATGGGTCTGCGAATCACTAAATGTTgttgattattttgtccatcCAAGGCATCACCTCAA GAATCTTTTCTTTCGAACATGCTACTTAATCTGGGAACAGGTTACTCCTGTCTTTGTCTTGGAGGGCGTCGCTCCCAAACTTAAGAGCCAAGTGATCGCCAAAAGAAACGAATTGCAATTTCGGGGCGTTAAGCCCAAGGAGGCAACTGCTGGCTCTCAAACCCAAAGCCAAGCTCCCAAGGCGGAAAAGGGACGCACTCGTTTCAACCATGTCCTTAAACAATGCGAGAACCTCTTACTTTCCATGGGCATCCAGTGCGTCCAAGGTCCTGGGGAGGCGGAGGCATACTGCGCCTTTCTCAACAAGCACGGT CTAGTAGACGGCGTCATTAGCCAGGACTCTGATTGCTTCGCCTACGGAGCTGTGCGAGTCTATCGCAACTTCTCGGTGTCCACCCAAGGAGCTCAGgcggctgctggtggagctGTGGACATCTACGACATGCGGGAGATCACCACTCGCATGGACTTTGGCCAGCACAAGATCATTGTAATGGCTCTGCTCTGTGGTTGCGATTATTGTCCCGATGGAATCGGAGGCATTGGGAGGGATGGAGTCCTCAAATTGTTCAACAAGTACAAGGAAACGGAGATTCTGGACAA ATTGCGAAACTGGCGCCAAGAGACGAATAAATACAATGCCCTGGAGATCAGAGTGGACGACAAGTCCATATGCAGCAATTGCGGGCATATAGGGAAGACCCAGAGCCATACCAAGAGTGGATGCAGTGTATGTCGTACCCATAAAGGCTGCGACGAAAGCCTTTGGAA GGAGCAGCGGCTATCTATTAAAGCAGAGTTGGCTCTTAGGCGGAAGGCCTTGGTAGATTCCACTTTTCCCAACGAGGAGATAATAGCTGAGTTTCTTAGTGAGCCATCCACCATTCcaaatctgaatctgaattgGCGGCAGCCGAATCTTGTCAAGTTCATTAAGCAGATAGGCCACCTCTTGCAGTGGCCCGAAATCTACTGTTTCCAGAAGTTTTTTCCCATCCTGACACGGTGGCAGGTGCAGCAATCTAAACAGGAAAAGATCCTTATTGAGCCCCTGGAGATCATCAAGAAGCGAACGGTGAAAGGAGTGCCCAGTCTAGAGTTGCGATGGCACGATCCGAGCGGCAGTTTCAAAGGCCTCATTCCCGACGACCAGATATCTGAGTTTGAACTGGAGCATCCCAAGGGTATTGAAGAACTTTACTTTACCATAGAACCGTTGGAAATGTTGGAGCAGGCCTATCCAGAGTTGGTATCCGCATTCCTAAAGTCCAAAGAGAAACCGGCCAAGAAGACCACCAGGAAAAAGGCAACTGCTCAAAATGAAGAGGAGAAAGAGAACGAAGCGAAGACCAAACCCAAGAGAACGGTCAAAAAGAAGAAGGCTCCAGCGGACCAGAATCAACCTCTTCTACAGCAGTTCCTAAGTCGAGAAAAATGTGATACTCCTGTCAAGAGTTCTGCGCCGCAACGCCAGCAGTGTTCGACTCCCATAACCAAGTTTCTGCCCTCCGACCTCGAAAGCGACTGCGATGCGGGCGAGTTCGACATGTCCGATATAGTAAATGGCATAATTTCCAATCCCAATGCAAGGCCAGTGCTCACAAGGCACGAGGGACATCAGTTGCACTACGAACCCATGGCCGACGACTTGAGCTTGCGGCTGGCGCAGTTGAGTTTGAAGCACGAGGAGGAGCTCTCAGACAAGGAAAAGAAGAGGGACTTGTCGCAAATGGAGGAACTTCCGAAAAGCAAGCGGTTCTCGATGGAGGATAGCTTCGACCTCTTGGTCAAGGGAGAGTTTCAAAAGATTCCGTATCCACCCCAGGCGGTTAGGACACCAGTGGAACGTTTCAAGCAGCAGCACCGGCTCAGCGGAAGGGTTCCCTCGCCAGTCAAGCCTTTGCCGAACATGAGCTACTTTTTCAATCAAAGCTCTGAAAACGCTGATGCATTCGAGCAGTTGATGAACGACAGTTTGTTGCCACAAGACCGGGAGGAAGAAGGGGAAAATAAAGATGAAGATGACGTGGTGGTCATCAGTGATTGA